A region of Helicobacter sp. 12S02232-10 DNA encodes the following proteins:
- the guaB gene encoding IMP dehydrogenase, whose translation MKLIQKALTFEDILLVPGYSEVLPKEVSTVSKLTKNIGLNIPFVSAAMDTVTEYRTAIAMARLGGIGIIHKNMDIASQVAEIKKVKKSESGVITDPIYIQANRSLADAKVITDNYKISGVPVVDENGLLIGILTNRDVRFETDLSKKVGDVMTKAPLITASVGISLEEAREIMHRHRIEKLPIVNDKNILKGLITIKDIQKRIEYPNANKDEFGRLRVGAAIGVGQLDRAEALIQAGVDVLVLDSAHGHSINVIRTLENVKNKFSVDIIVGNVVTPKATQDLISAGADGVKVGIGPGSICTTRIVAGVGMPQVSAIDGCSNVAIKHGVPIIADGGIKYSGDVAKALAVGASSVMVGSLLAGTEESPGDLMIYQGRQYKSYRGMGSIGAMTKGSSDRYFQEGTAQEKLVPEGIEGRVPYRGKISDVIHQLVGGLRSSMGYLGSKNIPHLWENAEFIEITSAGLRESHVHDVDITKEAPNYHG comes from the coding sequence ATGAAATTAATACAAAAAGCTTTGACATTTGAAGACATTTTGTTGGTTCCGGGGTATTCAGAAGTATTGCCAAAGGAAGTTTCAACGGTTTCTAAACTCACTAAAAATATAGGATTAAATATTCCTTTTGTCAGTGCGGCTATGGATACAGTAACCGAATACAGGACAGCAATAGCAATGGCTCGATTGGGGGGAATCGGAATTATCCATAAAAATATGGATATTGCCTCTCAGGTTGCAGAAATTAAAAAAGTTAAAAAAAGTGAGAGTGGGGTCATCACTGATCCCATTTATATTCAAGCAAATCGTAGTTTGGCAGATGCGAAAGTAATTACTGATAATTACAAAATTTCAGGTGTGCCGGTTGTAGATGAGAATGGATTGCTAATAGGTATTTTGACAAATAGGGATGTGCGTTTTGAAACAGATTTGAGCAAGAAAGTCGGCGATGTAATGACAAAGGCTCCTTTAATAACAGCTTCAGTTGGGATTAGTCTCGAAGAAGCTCGCGAAATTATGCACAGACACAGAATCGAAAAACTTCCGATTGTGAATGATAAAAATATTTTAAAAGGTCTGATTACCATTAAAGATATTCAAAAACGCATTGAGTATCCTAATGCCAATAAAGATGAATTTGGAAGACTTAGAGTTGGTGCAGCTATTGGAGTAGGGCAACTTGATAGGGCAGAAGCTTTGATTCAAGCAGGTGTAGATGTGCTTGTTCTTGATAGTGCACATGGGCATTCTATTAATGTAATCCGAACTTTGGAAAATGTCAAGAATAAGTTTTCAGTTGATATCATTGTAGGTAATGTAGTAACGCCAAAAGCCACTCAAGATCTTATCAGCGCAGGAGCAGATGGAGTTAAAGTCGGAATTGGTCCAGGAAGTATTTGTACGACAAGAATTGTTGCAGGAGTTGGAATGCCTCAAGTGTCGGCTATTGATGGTTGTTCCAATGTTGCGATCAAGCACGGTGTTCCAATTATTGCTGATGGAGGTATAAAATATTCTGGAGATGTTGCTAAAGCCCTTGCAGTAGGGGCATCTTCGGTAATGGTTGGGAGTTTGTTGGCGGGGACAGAAGAGTCTCCGGGGGATTTGATGATTTATCAAGGAAGACAGTATAAAAGTTATCGTGGTATGGGAAGCATTGGAGCGATGACAAAGGGAAGTTCGGATAGATATTTTCAAGAAGGAACAGCTCAAGAAAAACTTGTTCCAGAGGGGATTGAAGGGAGAGTACCTTATCGCGGTAAAATTTCAGATGTGATCCATCAACTTGTTGGGGGCCTGCGTTCTTCAATGGGGTATTTAGGCAGTAAAAATATTCCGCATTTATGGGAAAATGCCGAGTTTATCGAGATTACTTCTGCAGGTCTTAGGGAATCTCACGTTCACGATGTTGATATTACTAAAGAAGCCCCAAATTATCACGGATAA